One genomic region from Magallana gigas chromosome 3, xbMagGiga1.1, whole genome shotgun sequence encodes:
- the LOC105347193 gene encoding uncharacterized protein, which yields MKIIVLLALVLPSLLTQKTDGPLQCVIIQDKQGLTVPFNPPSFLTSNIKTQCQVRGTGLGMLRCGTSNVYIKPECVCSFYNVYEAKYHNFSSCPHGEKSDDVTKLKCPDCFKYSMNRNGPCINGGIPTCKGNEVAPNINCRCPPNYKGMFCEEKLENVTRICDRTSVSSMNGLTNCDSTRMECVTFSRNRRYAYKCQATVTSQERRGLPLCVNTEDTTQLSVRAPVYLTTMIPTEPDHSLTSSAGIHKAIYTITYISLTLQFLNLKVLL from the exons atgaagATTATTGTGCTTTTGGCCTTGGTCCTTCCTTCTTTGTTAACGCAAAAAACAG aCGGGCCGTTACAATGTGTGATCATCCAAGACAAACAAGGTTTAACAGTACCGTTTA atccaCCATCTTTTTTGACATCAAACATCAAAACACAATGTCAAGTTCGTGGAACAG GACTAGGGATGCTGAGATGTGGAACGTCAAATGTATACATAAAACCTGAGTGTGTCTGTTCTTTTTACAACGTGTATGAGGCCAAGTACCACAATTTCTCATCTTGTCCGCACGGAGAGAAATCTGATGATGtcacaaaattaaaat GTCCTGATTGCTTTAAGTATAGCATGAATAGGAATGGACCTTGTATCAATGGAGGTATTCCAACATGTAAAGGTAACGAAGTGGCTCCTAATATTAATTGTCGGTGTCCACCGAACTACAAGGGAATGTTCTGTGAGgaaaaattagaaaat GTAACGAGAATATGTGATAGAACTTCAGTCTCATCAATGAATGGCCTGACAAACTGTGACTCGACAAGAATGGAATGTGTTACATTCAGTAGAAATCGTCGGTATGCATACAAATGTCAGGCGACCGTTACCTCACAGGAGAGACGAG GATTACCGTTGTGCGTTAACACAGAAGATACCACACAATTATCTGTTAGAGCCCCAGTTTACCTGACAACGATGATTCCCACCGAGCCAGATCATAGTTTAACTTCATCTGCAGGAATACATAAGGCCATATATACTATAACATATATTTCACTgacattacaatttttaaatcttaaagtGTTGTTATAA